GCTGGGCGTCGCAGCTTTGCTGGGCCGCGGGAGCGTCGATGTCGGCGCGGACGAGATACAGGAGCAGCTCCAGGGCGGCGATCTTGCAGGCCGCCGGGCGGTAGGGCTCCGGCGTGTCGTACAGGGAGGAAAAGAGACGTTCCAGCTCCTGATTCGGCGGGAAAACGACGGGCGCCGCACCGTATTTTTCGATGAGTTTCTCCGCCGTCGTGCCGGCGCTGGCGATGATGTCGGCCGGCGTGCCATTCAGAGCGCGGAAATCGACGGCCAGTCCCGCCCCTTCAAAATAGCCTAAAGGCAGGGACATGGCCGAATCGGCGCAGCAGTCCATCATGTGAGCTGCCGTCGCTCCCGCGCCGACGTAAGAGACGAAGCCCTTCGTCAGGTTCCAGCCGGCCCGGCCGCTGCGGCAGAAGGTGACTTCGATGGCGTCGTGCAGCGCTTCATGGCGGAACGATACGGTCGGCGCGAGGATTTGCCAATAGGACAGCTCGATGCCGGGAAATATCGTCGCCGCCGTCATGCATCCCTTGCCCTCTGTGCGGACGGTCACGCTGCGGATAGGCGGCAGGCCCGTTTCCAGTATCTGAATGGAGCAGACGCCGTCCGGAATAGAGCGCAGCGCGTCTTCTAACTGAGCCCGGCG
This region of Megasphaera stantonii genomic DNA includes:
- a CDS encoding helix-turn-helix domain-containing protein; this encodes MNDRRAQLEDALRSIPDGVCSIQILETGLPPIRSVTVRTEGKGCMTAATIFPGIELSYWQILAPTVSFRHEALHDAIEVTFCRSGRAGWNLTKGFVSYVGAGATAAHMMDCCADSAMSLPLGYFEGAGLAVDFRALNGTPADIIASAGTTAEKLIEKYGAAPVVFPPNQELERLFSSLYDTPEPYRPAACKIAALELLLYLVRADIDAPAAQQSCDAQLASVVQDIHALMTANLDKRYTIDELAKTYFINTSSLKTTFKAVYGQPIAAYMRSYRIRRAMELLQQTDDSIAAIAAAVGYETQGKFTKAFKEATQLLPRDYRKTYRKAPR